The following coding sequences are from one uncultured Tateyamaria sp. window:
- a CDS encoding histidine kinase dimerization/phosphoacceptor domain -containing protein: MLADRHPFQDERLDILHSYDVLDTPYEEDFDDIVGLVASICEVPIALISLVDGHRQWFKAVKGLDVGETPLESSICAHAILEKELVEIRDTHADPRMDGNPLCVDDPGLRFYAGAVLMGVEGLPLGTLCVLDYTPRTLTDTQRQTLRVLAGQVMARLELRRTLKRQAVLHSEADHRIKNSLQMLSSLTRFQSRISELDETREALDAVGQRIETMGRLHEVLQAGHVQTHVDLDDYLIRIVDFLSEQAPEHVVIDTALSRISMTPSRAASIGIVLNEWVTNAYKHAFPDGRAGVIKVTVTDLGAGTAQLEVGDNGRGTTADATCRRSGLGTQITEAVAQALDGTLTADANAFGTRHRLLFAI; encoded by the coding sequence ATGCTGGCCGATCGCCATCCTTTTCAGGACGAACGTCTTGATATTCTTCATTCATACGACGTGTTGGACACGCCGTATGAAGAGGATTTCGATGATATTGTCGGCCTTGTCGCCAGCATTTGCGAGGTGCCCATTGCGCTGATCAGCCTGGTTGACGGGCACCGGCAATGGTTCAAGGCGGTCAAGGGGCTGGACGTCGGCGAAACACCGCTTGAATCGTCGATCTGTGCCCATGCCATCCTGGAAAAGGAACTGGTCGAGATCCGGGACACCCACGCCGATCCGCGCATGGACGGCAATCCGCTTTGCGTGGATGACCCGGGCTTGCGGTTTTACGCCGGGGCGGTGCTGATGGGGGTCGAAGGGCTGCCCCTGGGTACGCTGTGTGTTTTGGACTACACGCCCCGAACCCTGACAGACACGCAACGCCAGACCCTGCGGGTGCTTGCCGGTCAGGTGATGGCCCGGCTTGAACTGCGCCGCACGTTAAAACGTCAGGCCGTCCTGCACAGCGAAGCCGATCACAGGATCAAGAATTCGCTGCAAATGCTGTCTTCGCTGACCCGGTTTCAAAGCCGTATATCCGAACTGGACGAAACGCGAGAGGCGTTGGATGCCGTGGGCCAGCGGATTGAAACCATGGGGCGGTTGCACGAGGTGCTTCAGGCGGGCCATGTGCAAACCCATGTCGATCTGGATGATTACCTGATCCGCATCGTGGATTTCCTGTCTGAACAGGCGCCGGAACATGTGGTGATTGATACCGCGCTGTCCCGCATCAGCATGACGCCGTCGCGGGCGGCCTCGATCGGGATTGTCCTGAATGAATGGGTGACAAACGCCTACAAGCATGCGTTTCCGGATGGTCGGGCTGGCGTCATCAAGGTGACGGTCACGGATCTTGGTGCCGGGACCGCGCAGTTGGAGGTGGGCGACAACGGCCGTGGCACAACCGCAGACGCGACATGCCGCCGATCCGGGCTGGGTACCCAGATCACCGAGGCGGTGGCCCAGGCGCTGGACGGAACCCTGACGGCAGATGCCAACGCCTTTGGTACGCGCCACCGGTTGCTTTTCGCCATCTGA
- a CDS encoding M24 family metallopeptidase codes for MTARPDFYRFHNGEKAVLPFDAAEYDARLTELRARMDAQGATAAVFTSMHNVAYYSGFLYCAFGRPYACVVTDDACVTISAGIDAGQPWRRCHGDNITYTDWQRDNFWRAVREVTGEGAVIGVESDHLTLLQQAKMEDFLKPVATVDLYETTMIQRMHKSEAEIALIRHGAQVADIGGYAIRDAIKAGAREIDVAMAGRDAMELEIAKRFPDAEYRDTWVWFQSGINTDGAHNPVTGRVLERGDILSLNTFPMISGYYTALERTLFVETVDKASLTLWEHNVAAHELGMSLLKPGATCADVTEGVNAYFREHDLLQYRSFGYGHSFGVLSHYYGREAGLELREDIDTVLEPGMVISMEPMLTIPDGQPGAGGYREHDILVITEDGNENITGFPYGPEHNVIG; via the coding sequence ATGACCGCTCGCCCCGATTTCTACCGCTTCCACAACGGCGAAAAGGCCGTCTTGCCATTCGATGCCGCCGAATACGACGCCCGCCTGACCGAATTGCGCGCGCGGATGGATGCGCAGGGCGCCACCGCCGCCGTATTCACATCAATGCACAACGTCGCGTATTATTCGGGCTTTCTGTACTGTGCTTTCGGTCGCCCCTATGCCTGCGTGGTAACGGACGACGCGTGCGTGACCATCAGCGCAGGCATTGATGCAGGCCAACCGTGGCGGCGCTGTCATGGCGACAACATCACCTATACGGACTGGCAGCGCGACAACTTCTGGCGGGCCGTGCGCGAGGTGACGGGCGAGGGGGCCGTGATCGGGGTCGAGAGCGACCACCTGACCCTGTTGCAGCAGGCCAAGATGGAAGATTTCCTCAAACCCGTTGCCACGGTCGACCTGTATGAGACCACCATGATCCAGCGGATGCACAAGTCCGAGGCCGAGATCGCCCTGATCCGTCATGGCGCACAGGTGGCCGATATCGGCGGGTATGCCATCCGCGATGCGATCAAGGCAGGTGCGCGTGAGATCGACGTCGCCATGGCGGGGCGTGACGCGATGGAACTGGAGATCGCCAAACGCTTTCCCGATGCCGAATACCGCGACACCTGGGTCTGGTTCCAATCCGGGATCAACACCGATGGTGCGCACAACCCGGTCACCGGGCGGGTGCTTGAGCGGGGTGATATCCTGTCGCTGAACACTTTTCCGATGATTTCGGGCTACTACACGGCGCTGGAACGCACCTTGTTCGTGGAAACGGTGGACAAGGCCAGCCTGACACTGTGGGAACATAACGTGGCGGCACATGAGTTGGGTATGTCGCTGCTGAAACCGGGCGCCACATGCGCCGATGTGACCGAAGGCGTAAACGCCTATTTCCGCGAACACGACCTGCTGCAATACCGCAGCTTCGGATACGGCCATTCCTTTGGCGTTCTTTCGCATTACTACGGGCGCGAGGCCGGGCTGGAACTGCGCGAAGACATCGACACGGTGCTTGAGCCCGGCATGGTCATCTCGATGGAACCGATGTTGACCATCCCCGACGGGCAACCGGGTGCCGGCGGGTACCGTGAGCACGATATCCTGGTGATCACCGAAGACGGGAATGAAAATATCACCGGCTTTCCCTACGGCCCGGAGCACAATGTCATCGGCTGA
- a CDS encoding alpha/beta hydrolase — MKPDMDDAYANGAYIEGAADYPPRWAAEAEAFRTSLGARARLGLSYGPSERMALDHFMPEGEARGTLIFVHGGYWLKFDRSCWSHLAAGALARGWCVAMPSYDLCPHVRIAGITQQIAQAVMAVADGSMGPISLAGHSAGGHLVSRMLAPGMLPASVTSRLTHVLPISPVSDLEPLLQTAMNADFGMDTAMARAESPVHQPKPGTPVTVWVGADERPVFLDQARWLAEAWDVDPVVTQGAHHFDVIDALTDPHGDMIRRLTTAL; from the coding sequence ATGAAGCCAGACATGGACGACGCCTATGCCAATGGTGCGTATATCGAAGGGGCGGCAGACTATCCGCCGCGCTGGGCCGCCGAGGCCGAGGCATTTCGTACCTCCCTTGGTGCGCGGGCCCGTCTGGGGCTGAGCTATGGCCCATCCGAGCGGATGGCGCTGGATCATTTCATGCCCGAGGGCGAGGCCAGGGGCACGCTGATCTTCGTGCATGGTGGGTATTGGTTGAAGTTCGACCGGTCCTGCTGGTCGCATCTGGCGGCGGGCGCCTTGGCGCGGGGATGGTGCGTTGCCATGCCGTCCTATGACCTGTGCCCACATGTCCGCATTGCCGGTATCACCCAGCAGATTGCCCAAGCCGTGATGGCCGTTGCCGACGGCAGCATGGGGCCGATCAGTCTGGCGGGGCATTCCGCGGGCGGTCACCTCGTGTCACGGATGCTGGCGCCCGGCATGTTGCCTGCGTCGGTGACATCCCGGTTGACGCATGTTCTGCCGATCTCGCCCGTGTCGGACCTGGAACCGCTGTTGCAGACGGCCATGAATGCCGATTTCGGTATGGACACGGCGATGGCCCGTGCCGAAAGCCCGGTGCATCAGCCCAAGCCGGGCACACCCGTGACGGTCTGGGTGGGGGCCGACGAGCGGCCGGTGTTCCTGGACCAGGCGCGGTGGTTGGCCGAGGCCTGGGATGTCGACCCTGTCGTGACACAGGGTGCGCATCATTTCGATGTGATCGACGCCCTGACCGATCCGCACGGCGACATGATCCGACGCTTGACGACGGCGTTGTGA
- a CDS encoding NAD-dependent succinate-semialdehyde dehydrogenase: protein MLDQTTDLKSMLDDPSLLETRAYVNGAWVDGDEGTFDVTNPARGDVIAQVADLSRAQVADAIAGAQAAQREWARWTGKERAAVLRTWFDLMMRHQDDLGIILTAEQGKPLAEAKGEIGYGASFVEFFAEEAKRIYGETIPGHQRDKRITVIKQPIGVAASITPWNFPNAMIARKAAPALAAGCAFVARPAELTPLSAIAMAVLADRAGIPAGLFQVVTTSNASDTGKEFCENPVVRKLTFTGSTEVGRILLRQASDQVMKCSMELGGNAPFIVFDDADLDAAVEGAMICKFRNAGQTCVCANRIYVQTGVYDAFAAKLKTAVEALKVGDGLEDGVTTGPLITDKAVDKVQSHLNDVVDNGGTILTGGKTHALGGTFLEPTIVTGVTQDMKVAHEETFGPLAPLFRFEDVDDVIAMANDTIFGLAAYFYAKDLSRVYKVAEELEYGMVGVNTGIISTEVAPFGGVKQSGLGREGSHHGIEEFLEMKYICMSI from the coding sequence ATGCTTGACCAGACCACTGACCTCAAATCCATGCTCGATGATCCGTCCCTGCTGGAAACCCGTGCCTATGTGAATGGCGCATGGGTCGACGGCGACGAAGGCACGTTCGACGTGACCAACCCCGCGCGCGGGGACGTGATTGCGCAGGTCGCGGACCTGAGCCGGGCACAGGTCGCCGACGCCATCGCAGGCGCGCAGGCCGCACAAAGGGAATGGGCCAGGTGGACCGGCAAGGAACGCGCCGCCGTCCTGCGCACATGGTTCGACCTGATGATGCGGCACCAGGACGACCTGGGCATCATCCTGACCGCCGAACAGGGCAAACCCCTGGCCGAGGCCAAGGGCGAGATCGGCTATGGCGCATCCTTTGTCGAATTCTTTGCCGAAGAGGCCAAGCGGATCTATGGCGAAACGATCCCGGGACATCAGCGCGACAAGCGGATCACGGTCATCAAGCAACCCATCGGCGTGGCCGCGTCGATCACACCTTGGAATTTCCCCAACGCCATGATCGCCCGCAAGGCGGCCCCGGCCCTGGCCGCCGGATGTGCCTTTGTCGCGCGCCCGGCCGAACTGACGCCCCTGTCGGCCATTGCCATGGCCGTGCTGGCGGACCGGGCCGGGATCCCGGCGGGCCTGTTCCAGGTCGTCACCACCTCGAACGCGTCCGACACGGGCAAGGAGTTCTGCGAGAACCCTGTCGTGCGCAAGCTGACCTTCACCGGCAGCACCGAAGTCGGACGCATCCTGCTGCGCCAGGCATCGGATCAGGTGATGAAATGTTCGATGGAACTGGGCGGCAACGCGCCCTTCATCGTCTTTGACGACGCCGATCTGGATGCCGCCGTCGAAGGCGCGATGATCTGCAAGTTCCGCAATGCAGGCCAGACCTGCGTCTGTGCCAACCGCATCTATGTGCAGACCGGTGTCTATGACGCCTTTGCCGCGAAACTGAAAACCGCGGTCGAGGCGCTGAAAGTGGGCGATGGCCTGGAGGATGGTGTCACCACCGGCCCCCTGATCACGGACAAGGCCGTGGACAAGGTGCAGTCCCACTTGAACGACGTCGTCGACAATGGCGGCACCATCCTGACCGGCGGCAAGACCCACGCATTGGGCGGCACCTTTCTGGAACCCACCATCGTCACCGGCGTCACCCAGGACATGAAAGTGGCGCACGAAGAGACCTTTGGCCCCCTCGCACCGCTTTTCAGGTTCGAGGACGTGGACGACGTGATCGCCATGGCCAACGACACCATCTTCGGGTTGGCGGCGTATTTCTACGCCAAGGACCTCAGCCGCGTTTACAAGGTCGCGGAAGAGCTGGAATACGGCATGGTCGGCGTCAACACCGGGATCATCTCGACCGAGGTGGCGCCCTTTGGCGGGGTCAAGCAATCCGGGCTTGGCCGCGAGGGATCGCATCACGGGATCGAGGAATTCCTGGAAATGAAATACATCTGCATGAGCATCTGA
- a CDS encoding L,D-transpeptidase, protein MLTRRHFVITSAALFSAPIAGPALARPVSDQSKWARWDAQVTPANFDLATSNPWGVHRRFLPQRVQANDGLTPGDIHVDAVARYLYHIQDDGTAMRYGAAIARGNLYEPGTYTIKRKAKWPTWTPTAAMIERDPDSFAQHADGMNGGPTNPLGSRALYLFVGNRDTYLRIHGTPHPRSIGGRASSGCVRMIMAHINQLYPNVTPGSTAVLYPTEDSVTAAS, encoded by the coding sequence ATGTTGACCAGACGACATTTCGTTATCACCTCAGCGGCCCTGTTTTCGGCGCCGATTGCGGGGCCGGCCCTGGCACGGCCCGTCTCGGATCAATCCAAGTGGGCGCGGTGGGACGCGCAGGTCACCCCGGCCAATTTCGATCTGGCCACATCCAACCCCTGGGGTGTGCATCGGCGGTTCCTGCCGCAGCGTGTGCAGGCCAATGACGGGCTGACGCCGGGCGACATCCATGTCGATGCCGTGGCGCGGTACCTGTACCACATCCAGGACGACGGAACCGCCATGCGCTATGGCGCGGCGATTGCGCGCGGCAACCTCTACGAACCGGGGACCTACACCATCAAGCGCAAGGCCAAATGGCCGACATGGACACCGACGGCGGCCATGATCGAACGCGATCCGGACTCTTTTGCACAGCATGCCGATGGCATGAACGGGGGGCCGACAAACCCGCTCGGGTCGCGCGCGCTGTATCTTTTCGTGGGCAACCGCGACACGTATCTGCGCATTCACGGCACACCGCATCCCCGGTCCATCGGCGGGCGGGCCAGTTCGGGCTGCGTGCGCATGATCATGGCGCATATCAACCAGCTTTACCCAAACGTCACGCCGGGATCGACGGCGGTGTTGTACCCAACCGAAGACAGCGTCACCGCTGCCAGCTGA
- a CDS encoding polyhydroxybutyrate depolymerase → MIRLIASCLAVCLMSLPALACGGRDDACALPSGAYHMATPEMAPKGIVMHLHGGGGRGQGMLNSGLAREALARGYIFVAPDGDQPTRRFNRDWSVRGKGLEYDRQDFGFLPEVMEDVRARTGLDGGTVLLAGFSRGGSFVWDMACQSPGFADAYAPLAGAFWDDLPTDCAAPVRLFHTHGWNDRTVPLEGRSFANGAVVQGDVWASLKILRETNGCNARQPERNSFEGDLWFRHWTDCTAGDIRLMLHKGGHGAPQGWAVRVMDWFEGKGLDAEG, encoded by the coding sequence ATGATCCGCCTGATTGCCAGCTGCCTTGCCGTCTGCCTGATGTCCCTGCCCGCACTGGCCTGCGGTGGGCGCGACGATGCCTGTGCACTGCCGTCCGGCGCCTACCACATGGCAACACCCGAAATGGCCCCCAAGGGCATCGTCATGCACCTGCACGGGGGCGGCGGGCGGGGTCAGGGCATGCTGAATTCCGGCCTCGCCCGCGAGGCGCTGGCCCGCGGGTACATCTTTGTCGCGCCGGATGGCGACCAGCCCACCCGCCGCTTCAATCGGGATTGGTCCGTGCGCGGCAAGGGACTGGAGTATGACCGCCAGGACTTTGGCTTTCTGCCCGAGGTGATGGAAGACGTGCGGGCCCGCACCGGGCTTGACGGGGGCACCGTGTTGCTTGCCGGGTTCTCGCGCGGCGGCTCCTTTGTCTGGGACATGGCCTGCCAATCGCCGGGTTTTGCCGATGCCTATGCCCCGCTTGCCGGCGCGTTCTGGGATGATCTGCCCACGGACTGCGCCGCGCCTGTGCGCCTTTTCCACACCCACGGCTGGAACGACCGCACCGTGCCGCTGGAAGGCAGGTCTTTCGCCAATGGTGCCGTCGTGCAGGGCGATGTCTGGGCCTCGCTGAAAATCCTGCGCGAAACCAATGGCTGCAATGCCCGCCAACCCGAACGCAACAGTTTCGAGGGCGACCTGTGGTTCCGCCATTGGACCGATTGCACCGCCGGTGACATCCGGCTGATGCTGCACAAGGGCGGACATGGCGCGCCGCAGGGCTGGGCCGTGCGCGTCATGGACTGGTTCGAGGGCAAGGGGCTGGACGCCGAGGGGTGA
- a CDS encoding threonine dehydratase: protein MMLTRSDLETAAAFVHARMAPTPQHHWPLLSAAAGAEVWVKHENHTPTGAFKVRGALTFMDWLVRTHPNVPGICTATRGNHGQGQAWAATNAGLTAKVYVPRGNSVEKNAAMTAFGAELIEHGDDFDTAREEAFRVAEVEGLFIVPPYHPELVRGVATYAFELFTAQPDLDTVYVPIGCGSGICGTILARDALGLKTRVVGVVSDRAQTAKLSVEAGRLIETNSAATFADGMAVRVPVQDAFDIYSRGAERIIAVSDDAVADAIRLYFTATHNVAEGAGAAPLAGLMQERDQMAGRKVGVILCGGNIDTGWFRTVLDGHTPQV from the coding sequence ATGATGCTGACCCGTTCCGATCTTGAGACCGCCGCCGCCTTTGTCCATGCCCGCATGGCACCCACTCCCCAGCACCATTGGCCACTGCTCAGCGCCGCCGCCGGGGCGGAAGTGTGGGTCAAGCATGAAAATCACACGCCGACCGGCGCCTTCAAGGTGCGGGGCGCGCTGACCTTCATGGACTGGCTGGTGCGCACGCACCCGAATGTGCCGGGCATCTGCACCGCCACGCGCGGCAACCACGGGCAGGGGCAGGCCTGGGCCGCGACAAACGCCGGACTGACGGCCAAGGTCTATGTGCCGCGCGGCAATTCGGTGGAAAAGAACGCGGCGATGACGGCCTTTGGTGCCGAACTGATCGAACATGGCGACGATTTCGACACCGCGCGCGAAGAAGCCTTTCGCGTCGCGGAGGTCGAAGGGCTGTTCATCGTCCCGCCCTATCACCCGGAACTCGTGCGCGGCGTGGCGACCTACGCGTTCGAACTGTTCACCGCGCAACCCGACCTCGACACCGTGTATGTGCCCATCGGCTGTGGATCGGGGATTTGCGGGACGATACTGGCCCGCGATGCGCTGGGGCTGAAAACCAGGGTTGTGGGCGTTGTGTCGGACCGTGCGCAGACCGCCAAACTGTCGGTCGAGGCGGGGCGGCTGATCGAGACGAACTCTGCCGCCACATTCGCGGACGGCATGGCCGTGCGGGTGCCGGTACAGGACGCGTTCGACATCTATTCCAGAGGTGCGGAACGGATCATCGCGGTCAGCGACGACGCAGTGGCCGACGCCATCCGCCTCTACTTTACCGCCACGCACAACGTGGCCGAAGGGGCCGGGGCCGCGCCGCTGGCCGGCCTGATGCAGGAACGTGACCAGATGGCAGGCAGGAAGGTGGGTGTCATCCTGTGCGGCGGCAATATCGACACCGGCTGGTTCCGCACCGTGCTGGACGGCCATACGCCACAGGTCTGA
- a CDS encoding esterase-like activity of phytase family protein gives MTKPFLCMTSALALTAGAAAADGHATKNFNRIASFPVVTNMAAGEDISRESSPEIIDATADGMTLVYTDSPLEALGLVDITDPANPAPLGNIVLGGEPTSVAVIGSTAVVGINTSASFTEPSGQLMALAVPSGTELDTCDLPGQPDSVAKAPDGSFVAVAIENERDEDLNDGLLPQLPGGGVVLVNMVDGNLDCGSLKYVDLAGVADVAPSDPEPEYVSINSLGETVVTLQENNHMVVIDQGGTVISAFSAGSVDLDNIDATDERGALIFTESQPGRLREPDAVTWIDDQHFATANEGDYEGGSRGWTIFNKNGTVVYESGVTFEHALIQIGHYPDKRSDSKGVEPESVTAATFDGTPFVFVGSERGSVVGVYDVTDPAAPVLKQLLPSGIGPEGYVTIPDRNLLVSANEVDGLEDGAARAHVMLFEYAEGDAVYPHLTSEGMDELTGWGAISGMVADADGMIFAVSDSFYGYQPRIFKIDPSQTPARIVEAIDVTRAGRPAQKLDMEGIALDGDAFWIASEGRTDRVIPHAIYKVEADGNIDEEIGLPPELMAVERRFGFEGITKIGDTLWMAVQREWKDDPENHVKLVSYNIETEEWGAVHYPKAEPAKGWVGLSEIVAHGDHVYIVERDNQHGIEAVTKKVYRVPLAEMQPAPLGGDLPVVSKEEVRDLIPDLTSTGGYVLDKVEGLAITADGTAWISTDNDGVDDHSGETMFYSFDLAN, from the coding sequence ATGACCAAACCTTTCCTGTGCATGACCTCGGCGCTGGCCCTGACCGCGGGTGCCGCTGCCGCAGACGGCCATGCGACCAAGAATTTCAATCGTATCGCCTCCTTCCCGGTCGTGACCAACATGGCCGCGGGCGAAGACATCAGCCGCGAAAGTTCGCCCGAAATCATCGATGCGACAGCCGACGGCATGACCCTTGTCTATACCGACAGCCCGCTCGAAGCCCTGGGCCTTGTCGACATCACCGACCCCGCCAACCCCGCCCCGCTGGGCAATATCGTCCTTGGGGGCGAGCCGACCTCCGTGGCCGTCATCGGCTCTACCGCCGTGGTTGGAATCAACACGTCCGCTTCGTTCACCGAACCGTCGGGGCAATTGATGGCGCTGGCTGTTCCCTCGGGGACAGAATTGGACACATGCGATTTGCCGGGTCAGCCCGACAGCGTGGCCAAGGCCCCCGACGGGTCGTTTGTCGCCGTGGCGATCGAAAACGAACGGGACGAGGATCTGAATGACGGCCTTTTGCCGCAACTGCCCGGCGGCGGTGTCGTGTTGGTGAATATGGTCGACGGCAATCTGGACTGCGGTTCGCTGAAATATGTGGACCTTGCCGGTGTGGCTGACGTGGCCCCCAGCGATCCCGAACCGGAATATGTGTCGATCAACAGCCTGGGCGAGACGGTCGTGACGCTGCAGGAAAACAACCACATGGTGGTGATTGATCAGGGTGGCACCGTTATCTCGGCCTTTTCTGCCGGGTCCGTGGACCTTGATAACATCGACGCCACGGACGAACGCGGGGCGCTGATCTTTACCGAAAGCCAACCCGGGCGCCTGCGTGAACCCGATGCGGTGACGTGGATCGACGACCAGCATTTCGCCACAGCAAACGAAGGCGACTATGAAGGCGGCAGCCGCGGCTGGACGATCTTCAACAAGAACGGCACCGTTGTGTATGAAAGCGGTGTGACCTTCGAACATGCGCTGATCCAGATCGGCCACTACCCCGATAAACGGTCCGACAGCAAAGGTGTGGAACCCGAAAGCGTCACGGCTGCGACCTTTGACGGCACGCCCTTCGTGTTTGTGGGCTCCGAGCGCGGCTCGGTCGTCGGTGTCTATGATGTCACCGACCCGGCCGCACCCGTCCTGAAACAATTGCTGCCATCGGGCATCGGGCCGGAAGGATACGTGACCATCCCCGACCGCAACCTGCTGGTCTCGGCCAACGAGGTGGACGGATTGGAAGACGGGGCCGCACGGGCCCATGTCATGCTGTTTGAATATGCCGAAGGCGACGCCGTCTATCCGCACCTGACGTCCGAAGGCATGGATGAACTGACAGGCTGGGGGGCCATTTCCGGCATGGTCGCGGACGCGGACGGCATGATCTTTGCCGTGTCCGACAGCTTTTACGGCTACCAGCCGCGCATCTTCAAGATCGACCCGTCCCAAACCCCGGCCCGCATCGTCGAGGCCATCGACGTGACCCGCGCCGGTCGCCCGGCCCAGAAGCTGGACATGGAAGGCATTGCCCTGGATGGTGATGCGTTCTGGATCGCCAGCGAGGGCCGCACGGATCGCGTCATCCCCCACGCGATCTACAAGGTCGAGGCGGATGGCAATATCGACGAAGAGATCGGCCTGCCGCCTGAGTTGATGGCGGTCGAACGCCGCTTTGGCTTCGAAGGCATCACCAAGATCGGCGACACCCTGTGGATGGCCGTGCAGCGCGAGTGGAAGGACGACCCCGAGAACCACGTCAAGCTCGTCTCCTACAACATCGAGACCGAGGAATGGGGGGCCGTGCACTATCCCAAGGCCGAACCCGCCAAGGGGTGGGTTGGCCTGTCCGAGATCGTGGCCCATGGCGATCACGTCTATATCGTGGAGCGGGACAACCAGCACGGAATCGAGGCCGTGACCAAGAAGGTCTATCGCGTGCCGCTGGCCGAGATGCAGCCCGCCCCCCTGGGTGGTGATCTGCCCGTGGTGTCCAAGGAAGAGGTGCGCGACCTGATCCCCGACCTGACATCGACCGGCGGCTATGTGCTGGACAAGGTCGAGGGGCTGGCGATCACTGCCGACGGCACCGCATGGATTTCGACCGACAATGACGGGGTCGATGACCATTCGGGCGAGACGATGTTCTATTCCTTCGACCTGGCGAACTGA
- a CDS encoding Hsp70 family protein — protein sequence MATLGIDFGTSNSAAGYVREGAPHLVTMAPGQVTLPTAVFFDYDAREMLMGHPAHAALLDGIEGRFMRALKRVLGTSIMHEKRQLLNTRMSFVDIIGRFLAEVKRRAEAEAGHPFDHALSGRPVVFHGAGDAREAQAEADLRDCYLAAGFRDVSFLPEPEAAALASGALDHPGATGLIVDIGGGTSDFSVFRTGNDGVTILANHGVRIGGTDFDRSISIDRVMPHFGAGTLIRNAIGPGTLPAPKAIFNDLATWEKIPFLYTAKTRRMARDMAQLAAEPDKMRRLDTVLENELGHDVAFAVEQGKIDANSGRTDAVIRLDQVSPGLSAALPAGALRGILDPHANALQAGISETLEMAGIAAGGIDQVIYVGGSSLMSMVTDTMNDAFPQARHSFSEVFTTVADGLALAASA from the coding sequence ATGGCGACCTTGGGGATTGATTTCGGGACGTCGAATTCGGCCGCAGGCTATGTGCGCGAGGGTGCGCCACATCTGGTGACCATGGCGCCGGGGCAAGTGACGCTGCCGACAGCCGTGTTCTTTGATTACGACGCGCGCGAGATGCTGATGGGTCATCCGGCGCACGCGGCGCTGCTGGACGGGATCGAGGGGCGGTTCATGCGGGCGCTGAAACGCGTGCTGGGCACGTCGATCATGCATGAAAAGCGTCAGCTCTTGAACACGCGGATGAGTTTTGTCGATATCATCGGGCGCTTTCTGGCCGAGGTGAAGCGGCGCGCGGAGGCAGAGGCGGGGCACCCGTTCGACCATGCGCTGTCGGGACGGCCCGTGGTGTTTCACGGTGCGGGCGACGCGCGCGAGGCACAGGCCGAGGCGGATTTGCGCGATTGCTATCTGGCAGCGGGGTTCAGGGACGTGTCCTTTCTGCCGGAGCCCGAAGCGGCGGCCCTTGCAAGCGGTGCACTGGATCATCCGGGCGCAACCGGCCTGATCGTGGATATCGGCGGCGGCACATCAGATTTTTCGGTCTTTCGCACCGGCAATGACGGCGTCACCATCCTGGCCAATCACGGCGTGCGGATTGGCGGCACGGACTTTGACCGGTCCATCAGCATTGACCGCGTGATGCCGCATTTCGGCGCGGGCACCCTGATCCGAAACGCCATCGGGCCGGGCACCCTGCCTGCGCCCAAGGCCATATTCAACGATCTGGCGACCTGGGAAAAGATACCGTTCCTCTACACGGCCAAGACCCGGCGGATGGCGCGCGACATGGCGCAACTGGCCGCGGAACCGGACAAGATGCGGCGGCTGGACACGGTGCTGGAAAACGAACTTGGGCACGATGTCGCCTTTGCGGTCGAACAGGGCAAGATCGACGCCAATTCGGGGCGCACGGATGCTGTGATCAGGCTGGACCAGGTGTCCCCCGGATTGTCCGCTGCGCTGCCTGCGGGCGCGTTGCGGGGCATTCTTGATCCCCATGCCAATGCATTGCAGGCGGGCATATCCGAGACGTTGGAGATGGCGGGGATTGCCGCAGGCGGGATTGATCAGGTCATCTATGTTGGGGGCTCGAGCCTGATGTCGATGGTTACGGACACGATGAACGACGCGTTCCCGCAGGCGCGGCATTCCTTTTCCGAGGTGTTCACGACTGTGGCCGATGGTCTGGCGCTGGCGGCCAGCGCATAA